The Beijerinckiaceae bacterium RH AL1 genome has a segment encoding these proteins:
- the relE gene encoding Toxin RelE2 (ID:RHAL1_03468;~source:Prodigal:2.6), whose translation MKLRLTQRAAAELDEILDYIAAHSPSGSRRVQRRLQTSFAAILRNPGLGRRTSNKRLRRLGATPYPYLIFYEWTADEVIVVGIRHAARDPASMPDT comes from the coding sequence GTGAAGCTGCGGCTCACGCAGCGTGCCGCTGCCGAACTCGACGAGATTCTGGATTATATCGCCGCGCATTCGCCGAGCGGTTCGCGGCGCGTGCAGCGTCGCCTGCAAACAAGCTTCGCCGCGATCCTGCGCAATCCCGGCCTTGGGCGCCGGACCTCTAACAAACGGCTCCGCCGCCTCGGCGCGACACCGTATCCGTACTTGATCTTCTACGAATGGACCGCCGACGAGGTGATCGTCGTCGGCATTCGCCACGCCGCCCGCGATCCGGCCTCGATGCCCGAC
- a CDS encoding hypothetical protein (ID:RHAL1_03469;~conserved protein of unknown function;~source:Prodigal:2.6), whose translation MYAPRMTELLDRAVASLQALPPEAQDDVARLILQWMDDEQAPVQLTAEEDASFAQSLAQADRREFASDDEVRAIWAKHGL comes from the coding sequence ATGTACGCTCCCCGCATGACCGAGCTTCTCGACCGCGCCGTCGCCAGCCTGCAGGCGCTCCCGCCTGAGGCGCAGGACGATGTCGCGCGTCTTATTCTGCAGTGGATGGACGACGAGCAGGCGCCCGTCCAGCTGACGGCCGAGGAGGACGCCTCTTTCGCGCAGTCCCTCGCCCAGGCCGATCGGCGCGAATTCGCCTCCGACGACGAGGTGCGGGCGATCTGGGCCAAGCACGGGCTGTGA
- a CDS encoding hypothetical protein (ID:RHAL1_03470;~conserved protein of unknown function;~source:Prodigal:2.6), which produces MSTDKPSTMDQLRKLIGSDGASKSEQDRAPAPAASPLGTDDEAAGSPPTSERIEMARVAEERIKAAAAKK; this is translated from the coding sequence ATGTCGACCGATAAGCCTTCGACGATGGACCAGCTGAGAAAGCTGATCGGCTCCGACGGCGCCTCCAAATCCGAGCAGGACCGCGCGCCGGCGCCGGCCGCGTCGCCGCTCGGCACGGACGACGAAGCGGCCGGCTCGCCGCCGACGTCCGAGCGGATCGAGATGGCGCGCGTGGCGGAAGAGCGCATCAAGGCCGCCGCCGCGAAAAAGTAG
- a CDS encoding hypothetical protein (ID:RHAL1_03471;~conserved exported protein of unknown function;~source:Prodigal:2.6), with protein sequence MNKMSKISAITAALLTAAAMPAVAQTAMKMAPGSAMAVTTPEFVKMAAQSDELEIKEGKLAEKVGSPALRKFGMMMVRDHTKTTEGLHAALKKAGMAVPPPPAMTAEQQAMAAKLEGLSGKAFDRAYLEQAVASHKKALALHEAYDTSGDSAPIVSAAKEATPIVREHLQMAKRLAAGKPGAM encoded by the coding sequence ATGAACAAGATGTCAAAGATTAGTGCGATCACGGCCGCGCTTTTGACGGCCGCCGCGATGCCCGCCGTCGCGCAGACCGCGATGAAGATGGCGCCGGGCAGCGCCATGGCGGTGACGACGCCGGAGTTCGTCAAGATGGCCGCGCAGTCCGACGAGCTCGAGATCAAGGAAGGCAAGCTCGCCGAGAAGGTCGGCTCGCCTGCACTGCGCAAGTTCGGCATGATGATGGTTCGCGATCACACCAAGACCACCGAAGGCCTGCATGCCGCGCTGAAGAAGGCCGGGATGGCCGTGCCGCCGCCGCCCGCGATGACGGCGGAGCAGCAGGCCATGGCCGCCAAGCTCGAGGGTCTCAGCGGCAAGGCGTTCGACCGCGCCTATCTCGAGCAGGCCGTCGCCTCGCACAAGAAGGCGCTGGCGCTCCACGAGGCCTACGACACATCGGGCGACTCCGCCCCGATCGTCTCCGCCGCGAAGGAGGCCACCCCGATCGTCCGCGAGCACCTGCAGATGGCCAAGCGCCTTGCCGCCGGCAAGCCCGGCGCGATGTAG
- a CDS encoding hypothetical protein (ID:RHAL1_03472;~source:Prodigal:2.6), giving the protein MPACELAAGAALLLPSRRERWPDEVGSDEGGAEKAVPFGQASIRHRSGPQLEPFRHRPHPTSLREATFSRRAGEGVANPPTPPTCQPTKTRRPRVTGTALLGRLARSFSRLDGRRWPDEVGSDEGGAGQAVPLGQAASAPVGPPTRGLPGNALIRPRCARPPSPAKREKGSRTDAQRETAKRAARRRTALPAHTTQNAYIAPGLPAARRLAICRCSRTIGVASFAAETIGAESPDVS; this is encoded by the coding sequence GTGCCCGCGTGTGAGCTCGCGGCCGGGGCCGCGCTCCTTCTCCCGTCTCGACGGGAGAGGTGGCCCGACGAAGTCGGGTCGGATGAGGGCGGTGCCGAAAAGGCCGTGCCGTTCGGCCAGGCAAGCATCCGGCACCGGTCGGGCCCCCAACTCGAGCCCTTTCGGCATCGCCCTCATCCGACCTCGCTGCGCGAGGCCACCTTCTCCCGCCGTGCGGGAGAAGGGGTCGCGAACCCGCCGACTCCTCCAACCTGCCAGCCGACAAAAACGAGAAGGCCGCGCGTCACCGGCACGGCCCTTCTCGGGCGGCTTGCGCGCTCCTTCTCCCGTCTCGACGGGAGAAGGTGGCCCGACGAAGTCGGGTCGGATGAGGGCGGTGCCGGACAGGCTGTGCCACTGGGGCAGGCTGCATCCGCACCAGTTGGGCCCCCAACTAGAGGCCTTCCCGGCAACGCCCTCATCCGACCTCGCTGCGCGAGGCCACCTTCTCCCGCCAAGCGGGAGAAGGGGTCGCGAACCGACGCGCAGCGAGAAACGGCAAAAAGGGCCGCGCGTCGCCGCACGGCCCTTCCAGCTCACACCACGCAAAACGCCTACATCGCGCCGGGCTTGCCGGCGGCAAGGCGCTTGGCCATCTGCAGGTGCTCGCGGACGATCGGGGTGGCCTCCTTCGCGGCGGAGACGATCGGGGCGGAGTCGCCCGATGTGTCGTAG
- a CDS encoding protein of unknown function (ID:RHAL1_03473;~source:Prodigal:2.6): MGVQVHHGITVVPGSLTAILEKQPGRRRGDRLLVIVDVEAEANCPLDLVATAPQGINPLIKLLRIRSGAAPPPPGAAKVRRTLRYEEAPAADYQEVWLGEGDAAISAKVALVM; encoded by the coding sequence ATGGGTGTGCAGGTGCACCATGGCATCACGGTCGTCCCGGGGAGCCTCACCGCGATCCTCGAAAAGCAGCCGGGTCGCCGCCGCGGCGACCGCCTCCTCGTCATCGTCGACGTCGAGGCCGAGGCAAACTGCCCGCTCGACCTCGTCGCCACCGCGCCGCAGGGCATCAACCCGCTCATCAAGCTGCTCCGCATCCGCTCAGGTGCCGCGCCGCCGCCGCCGGGCGCGGCAAAAGTGCGCCGCACGCTCCGCTACGAGGAAGCGCCCGCCGCCGACTACCAGGAAGTCTGGCTCGGCGAGGGCGACGCCGCGATCTCGGCCAAGGTGGCGCTGGTGATGTGA
- a CDS encoding hypothetical protein (ID:RHAL1_03474;~conserved protein of unknown function;~source:Prodigal:2.6), with protein sequence MDISFEDLVRERAYHLWIAGGMADGHEHEHWAMAEQAVKAEAPVVILTQKAPAKRAAKPVAAKVAAKKPAAKAAAKSAAKSAKPAAKKAKAEVSASL encoded by the coding sequence ATGGACATTTCGTTCGAGGATCTGGTTCGGGAACGCGCCTATCACCTCTGGATCGCCGGCGGCATGGCCGACGGCCACGAGCACGAGCACTGGGCGATGGCCGAGCAGGCCGTGAAGGCCGAGGCGCCGGTCGTCATCCTCACCCAGAAGGCCCCGGCAAAGCGCGCCGCCAAGCCTGTCGCCGCCAAGGTTGCGGCGAAGAAGCCGGCCGCCAAGGCTGCCGCCAAGTCCGCCGCAAAGTCCGCCAAGCCCGCTGCCAAGAAGGCCAAGGCCGAGGTCTCGGCGAGCCTCTGA
- a CDS encoding hypothetical protein (ID:RHAL1_03475;~conserved protein of unknown function;~source:Prodigal:2.6): MAAGRRSPSEVAQALGEKRRARSRGESPWRRETFTLPRSEARAVAHEWFTAFPKAAYMTEIESWRELSDGQIEFTIRRLPTAD, translated from the coding sequence ATGGCCGCGGGGCGAAGGTCACCGTCTGAGGTCGCGCAGGCGCTCGGCGAGAAGCGCCGGGCGCGCAGCCGCGGCGAGAGCCCCTGGCGCCGCGAGACGTTCACTCTGCCCCGCAGCGAAGCGCGCGCGGTGGCGCACGAGTGGTTCACGGCTTTTCCGAAAGCCGCCTACATGACCGAGATCGAGTCGTGGCGCGAGCTGTCGGACGGGCAGATCGAGTTCACGATCCGCCGCCTGCCGACAGCCGACTGA
- a CDS encoding Peptidoglycan-binding protein (ID:RHAL1_03476;~source:Prodigal:2.6) gives MLAALAAAPALAADPFASFLESLWPLAKAAGVRRETFESAIAGLTPDPSVPRASGAQPEFEKPLQTYYAQAITPGRLAKGRALAAQYQAELAAIEQRFGVPGEICLAAWGMESDFGRARGGHDVVRTLATLAYTRPDRPVFRDELVAALKIIDRGEVARGNLVGSWAGAMGDPQFLPSAYLKFAVSAGGGDAAPDIWTNAPDILASIASFLHGSGWAANQPWIEDVVLPQGFAFPTLHATAAEWAALGLRRGDGREPAGDGSAALFLPSGAAGPAFLLFANYFVIKQYNNSDSYALSFGSLAQRIAGGAPPTVPWPAKPINLSRKDKAFIQSRLAALGLYDGSQDGKLGPKARDAIHAYQKAGLQPADGFATPAVVASLRGR, from the coding sequence TTGCTGGCCGCCCTCGCCGCGGCGCCGGCGCTCGCCGCCGATCCCTTCGCCAGCTTTCTCGAGTCGCTCTGGCCGCTCGCCAAGGCTGCGGGCGTGCGCCGCGAGACCTTCGAGAGCGCGATCGCCGGGCTGACGCCGGACCCGTCGGTGCCGCGCGCGTCGGGCGCCCAGCCCGAGTTCGAAAAGCCGCTGCAGACCTACTATGCGCAGGCGATCACGCCGGGCCGCCTCGCCAAGGGCCGCGCGCTCGCCGCGCAATACCAGGCGGAGCTGGCGGCGATCGAGCAGCGCTTCGGCGTGCCCGGCGAGATCTGCCTCGCGGCCTGGGGTATGGAGAGCGACTTCGGCCGCGCGCGCGGCGGCCACGACGTCGTGCGCACCCTGGCGACGCTCGCCTACACGCGGCCGGACCGCCCCGTCTTCCGCGACGAGCTCGTCGCGGCGCTGAAGATCATCGACAGGGGCGAGGTGGCGCGCGGCAACCTCGTCGGCTCATGGGCCGGCGCGATGGGCGATCCGCAGTTCCTGCCCTCCGCCTACTTGAAGTTCGCGGTGAGCGCCGGCGGTGGCGATGCTGCGCCCGACATCTGGACGAACGCGCCCGACATCCTCGCCTCGATCGCCAGCTTCCTGCACGGCAGCGGCTGGGCGGCGAACCAGCCGTGGATCGAGGACGTCGTGCTGCCGCAGGGCTTCGCCTTCCCGACGCTGCATGCCACCGCGGCGGAATGGGCCGCGCTCGGCCTGCGCCGCGGCGATGGCCGCGAGCCGGCGGGCGACGGCTCGGCAGCATTGTTCCTGCCGTCGGGCGCGGCGGGGCCGGCCTTCCTGCTGTTTGCAAATTACTTTGTCATCAAACAATACAACAACTCGGACTCCTACGCGCTGTCGTTCGGCTCGCTGGCGCAGCGGATCGCCGGCGGGGCGCCGCCGACCGTCCCGTGGCCGGCGAAGCCGATCAACCTGTCGCGCAAGGACAAGGCGTTCATCCAGTCGCGCCTCGCCGCGCTCGGCCTCTACGACGGCTCGCAGGACGGCAAGCTCGGGCCGAAGGCGCGCGACGCGATCCACGCCTACCAGAAGGCCGGCCTGCAGCCCGCCGACGGCTTCGCGACGCCGGCCGTGGTGGCGAGCCTCAGGGGACGCTAG
- the thiE gene encoding thiamin phosphate synthase (thiamin phosphate pyrophosphorylase) (ID:RHAL1_03477;~source:Prodigal:2.6) yields the protein MLDPFYPIVDSADWVARLLPQGARLVQLRVKDRGDAATRNEIARAKALCAAAGAQLVVNDYWQAAIDLGCDFVHLGQEDLDDADVPAIRAAGLRLGVSTHDEAELARALELAPDYIALGPIYPTRLKAMRFAPQGLERIGAWKARIGAIPLVAIGGISLDRVAGVLAAGADIVAVVTDITLDADPDARARAWVQATRGPASVP from the coding sequence ATGCTCGATCCCTTCTATCCCATCGTCGATTCCGCCGACTGGGTCGCTCGCCTGCTGCCGCAGGGCGCGCGGCTCGTCCAGCTGCGCGTCAAGGACCGCGGCGACGCTGCAACCCGCAACGAGATCGCCCGGGCCAAGGCGCTCTGCGCGGCGGCCGGCGCGCAGCTCGTCGTCAACGACTACTGGCAGGCGGCGATCGACCTCGGCTGCGACTTCGTCCACCTCGGCCAGGAAGACCTCGACGACGCCGACGTCCCGGCGATCCGTGCCGCCGGCCTCAGGCTCGGCGTTTCGACGCACGACGAGGCCGAGCTCGCGCGCGCGCTCGAGCTTGCGCCGGACTACATCGCGCTCGGCCCGATCTACCCGACGCGCCTCAAGGCGATGCGCTTCGCCCCGCAGGGCCTCGAGCGCATCGGCGCGTGGAAGGCGCGGATCGGCGCCATTCCGCTCGTCGCGATCGGCGGCATCTCGCTCGATCGCGTCGCCGGCGTGCTTGCCGCCGGCGCCGACATCGTCGCCGTCGTCACCGACATCACGCTCGACGCCGACCCCGACGCGCGTGCCCGCGCCTGGGTGCAGGCGACGCGCGGGCCGGCTAGCGTCCCCTGA
- a CDS encoding putative mRNA 3-end processing factor (ID:RHAL1_03478;~source:Prodigal:2.6), whose translation MVLAPEGLYCPPGDFFVDPVRPVPRALITHGHSDHARAGHGTVLATPETLAIMAVRYGAEFCGTQQPVTPGSSTRLGAAEVSFHPAGHCLGSAQVRIALPGCTIVVSGDYKREADPTCAPFEVVPCDVFVTEATFGLPVFRHSRTDLEIAKLLASRDLFPERAHLVGAYSLGKAQRVMALLRQAGYERPIWIHGAIEKLTTFYQEQGIDLGEIKKVGPKDRGSLGGEIVICPPGALQDLWARKFPDPVVAFASGWMRVRARARQKGIELPLVVSDHADWEALCTTVVETGCSRLLVTHGEADALVHWARGQGLEAEPLHILGYGDEDEAA comes from the coding sequence TTGGTTCTCGCGCCCGAGGGACTTTATTGTCCCCCGGGCGATTTTTTCGTCGATCCCGTCCGTCCCGTCCCCCGCGCGCTGATCACCCACGGCCACTCCGACCACGCCCGCGCCGGCCACGGCACCGTGCTGGCGACGCCGGAGACGCTGGCCATCATGGCCGTGCGCTATGGCGCCGAGTTCTGCGGCACCCAGCAGCCGGTGACGCCCGGCAGCAGCACGAGGCTCGGCGCGGCCGAGGTGAGCTTCCACCCCGCCGGCCACTGCCTCGGCTCGGCGCAGGTGCGGATCGCGCTGCCCGGCTGCACCATCGTCGTCTCCGGCGACTACAAGCGCGAGGCCGACCCGACCTGCGCGCCGTTCGAGGTCGTGCCCTGCGACGTCTTCGTCACCGAGGCGACCTTCGGCCTGCCGGTGTTCCGCCACTCGCGCACCGACCTCGAGATCGCCAAGCTCTTGGCCTCGCGCGACCTGTTCCCCGAGCGCGCCCATCTCGTCGGCGCCTACTCGCTCGGCAAGGCGCAGCGCGTGATGGCGCTGCTCCGCCAGGCCGGCTACGAGCGCCCGATCTGGATCCACGGCGCCATCGAGAAGCTCACGACCTTCTACCAGGAGCAGGGGATCGACCTCGGGGAGATCAAGAAGGTCGGCCCGAAGGACCGCGGCAGCCTCGGCGGCGAGATCGTCATCTGCCCGCCCGGCGCGCTGCAGGACCTGTGGGCGCGCAAGTTTCCCGATCCGGTCGTCGCCTTCGCGTCGGGCTGGATGCGGGTGCGCGCGCGGGCGCGGCAGAAGGGCATCGAGCTGCCGCTGGTCGTCTCCGACCACGCCGACTGGGAGGCGCTGTGCACCACCGTCGTCGAGACCGGCTGCTCGCGGCTCCTCGTGACGCATGGCGAGGCCGACGCGCTGGTCCACTGGGCGCGCGGCCAGGGCCTCGAGGCCGAGCCGCTGCATATCCTCGGCTACGGCGACGAGGACGAGGCGGCCTGA
- a CDS encoding hypothetical protein (ID:RHAL1_03479;~conserved exported protein of unknown function;~source:Prodigal:2.6), whose amino-acid sequence MVQTRKRMRKTALQLSVAAIAFASLGAAVAAPIVFSGNRAEIAQNLRPLAGGPTLQLAKAAPGMAEDCVRVTSMIGPDGKSYPTNGVVCSGD is encoded by the coding sequence ATGGTTCAGACCCGCAAGCGCATGCGCAAGACCGCCTTGCAGCTCTCCGTCGCCGCGATCGCGTTCGCGTCGCTTGGCGCAGCTGTCGCGGCGCCGATCGTGTTCTCCGGCAATCGCGCCGAGATCGCGCAGAACCTTCGCCCGCTCGCCGGCGGCCCGACGCTGCAGCTCGCCAAGGCCGCGCCCGGCATGGCCGAGGACTGCGTCCGCGTCACCAGCATGATCGGCCCGGACGGCAAGTCCTACCCGACGAACGGCGTCGTCTGCAGCGGCGACTGA